In the bacterium SCSIO 12741 genome, GATCCAGAAAATTGCCGATCAGAAACCGGGTGAGCCAGTTCGTGTTTTGACCCATTGCAATGCCGGTTGGTTGGCTTGCATCGATTGGGGAACGGCTACTGCTCCGGTATACAAAGCTCAATTGGCGGGTATCCCCATAGAGGTTTGGGTAGATGAAACCCGGCCGCGAAATCAAGGTGCCAACTTAACCGCATTTGAGTTGCAGCAGCAAGGCATCCCGTTTCAGGTAATTACAGACAATACGGGTGGTCACCTTATGCAGCATGGAATGGTTGACCTGGTAATTGTAGGTACAGATCGCACCACAAGGGATGGTGATGTGGCCAACAAAATTGGAACCTATTTAAAGGCCTTAGCTGCTTTTGATAACCATATTCCTTTTTATGTAGCTCTACCCTCCACGACCATCGACTGGACGATCAAGGATGGAGTGCAAGAAATTCCGATTGAAATGAGGTCGGAAGATGAGGTGCATTGGATTCACGGAAAGCGACCTGATGGAACCCTGGACAAGGTACGTGTTACTCCGGAAGGAAGCGCTGCGGCCAACTATGGCTTTGACGTTACCCCAGCCCGACTGGTCACCGGATTAATTACAGAGCGAGGAGTTTGTGAAGCCAGTGAAGCCGGATTACTTGAATTATTTCCAGAGCAGGTTTGAGTACAATAGACGAAGGATATATTAAGTTTCAACTCCATTGGGAGGAAGGAGCGGCACCGTCTCAAAATATTCAGGAGTTGATTCAATACCGCGATCAGCTCTATCAAAAGGGGTGGATAGGCTTCGATAAAGTCCATAAGGTAGGATTTGGCAACATTTCTCTTCGCTTGGATAGATCGGATCATTTTATCATTTCATCCACGCAAACGGGCCATTTTAAGCAGACTCAACCCGAGCATTATTGCGAAGTTCTCAAATGTGACATTCCGGCCAATACCGTTTGGTGCCTGGGTCCACTTCGAGCGTCTTCAGAGAGCATGAGTCATGCCGCGGTTTATTCCTGTTCTGAAAAGATTGGGGCCATTATCCACATTCACCAGCACGAACTCTGGATGCGAAGCAAGCATCAAATTCCCACTACGTCTGATGAAGTTGCCTACGGAACCCCTGAAATGGCTTACGAAATTCAACGACTCTACCGGGAAACCTCCTTGCCGCAAGATGGCGTTCTGGCCATGGCCGGACACGAAGATGGCAT is a window encoding:
- the mtnA gene encoding S-methyl-5-thioribose-1-phosphate isomerase; protein product: MILGGKPRRTIGLHPDNPKIVQTFDQRRFPHETVLTDLKSSKDAEYAIKDMWVRGAPLIGATAAFGVYLAGLEALENSDPKAYLEERFAALEATRPTAVNLLWALNEQKKNLQGDLSGEELIAAFRKTAEQIVEDDVAICSNIGEHGLKLIQKIADQKPGEPVRVLTHCNAGWLACIDWGTATAPVYKAQLAGIPIEVWVDETRPRNQGANLTAFELQQQGIPFQVITDNTGGHLMQHGMVDLVIVGTDRTTRDGDVANKIGTYLKALAAFDNHIPFYVALPSTTIDWTIKDGVQEIPIEMRSEDEVHWIHGKRPDGTLDKVRVTPEGSAAANYGFDVTPARLVTGLITERGVCEASEAGLLELFPEQV
- a CDS encoding class II aldolase/adducin family protein, which gives rise to MDEGYIKFQLHWEEGAAPSQNIQELIQYRDQLYQKGWIGFDKVHKVGFGNISLRLDRSDHFIISSTQTGHFKQTQPEHYCEVLKCDIPANTVWCLGPLRASSESMSHAAVYSCSEKIGAIIHIHQHELWMRSKHQIPTTSDEVAYGTPEMAYEIQRLYRETSLPQDGVLAMAGHEDGIISFGEDLAEAYRNLERISL